A window from Sediminispirochaeta bajacaliforniensis DSM 16054 encodes these proteins:
- a CDS encoding CocE/NonD family hydrolase, protein MKEYKVMNNIMIPMKDDVKLAMDIYFPEGDSESYPVILERTPYGKREANDYDIDDPNGQASSRQKIASFYNKHGYVVIFQDCRGRYDSEGVFIKYFNEASDGQYTIQWIRKQPWCNGKVGVMGFSYTSHAAMALGCLLSEGIDCMFIDSGGFSNAYFSGIRQGGAFELKQLIWAFLQAQVSPAAIQDPIITESLKSEDIFAWMDRMPLKRGHSLLRNFPEYEDIAFSFWEKGTYGAYWKQLGINTSEYYDRFIDTPIFLISGWYDPYVKTILENYEAFSKRHQNPVYLMMGPWTHNNRAMTIAGEVDFSAEALIHTGYANSYQELKLAWFDKFLKGKDVLPEDGKKVKIFIMGGGSGKKNDNGTISHGGHWFSADSWPLPNTIFVPYYFHANGSLSDKKSTLSESFIEYIFDPRNPVPSVGGTITSGEPIMRGGAYDQKEGDRFFGSKKPYLPLEARDDIVVFQTSILDEDKVIAGPIKARLWISSDCKDTDFTIKLIDVYPISESYPQGFAMNITDGIMRVRYRNSFENPELMVPGEIYEVFVEAFSTANLFKKGHRIRIDVSSSNYPHFDVNHNTGDPEGKGQVMLKAKNRLYLDKEHASYVDLPIVNSL, encoded by the coding sequence ATGAAAGAATATAAGGTGATGAACAATATCATGATTCCGATGAAGGATGATGTCAAATTAGCGATGGATATCTATTTCCCAGAGGGAGATTCTGAATCCTATCCGGTTATTCTCGAGCGAACTCCATATGGAAAAAGGGAAGCAAACGACTATGATATAGATGACCCAAATGGGCAAGCATCTTCTCGGCAAAAGATAGCTTCATTCTATAATAAGCATGGATATGTAGTAATCTTTCAGGACTGCAGAGGCAGATACGATTCTGAAGGTGTATTTATCAAATACTTTAATGAAGCTTCTGATGGCCAATATACTATTCAGTGGATCAGAAAACAGCCTTGGTGTAACGGAAAGGTTGGTGTTATGGGATTTTCTTACACTTCCCATGCTGCAATGGCTCTCGGGTGCTTGCTTTCCGAGGGAATAGATTGCATGTTTATCGATTCTGGAGGCTTCTCTAATGCTTATTTTAGCGGGATCCGTCAAGGTGGGGCATTTGAACTGAAGCAGTTGATCTGGGCTTTTCTTCAGGCCCAGGTTAGTCCTGCTGCGATACAGGATCCTATAATTACAGAATCGTTGAAAAGCGAAGATATCTTTGCCTGGATGGATAGAATGCCTCTTAAACGGGGGCATTCCTTGCTTCGAAATTTTCCAGAATATGAGGATATTGCTTTTTCCTTCTGGGAAAAAGGAACGTATGGAGCGTATTGGAAACAATTAGGAATTAATACCAGTGAATACTATGATCGATTTATTGATACGCCCATCTTTCTGATTAGCGGTTGGTATGACCCTTACGTTAAGACCATCCTTGAAAACTATGAGGCTTTTAGTAAAAGGCACCAAAATCCCGTTTATCTTATGATGGGCCCTTGGACTCATAATAATAGGGCCATGACTATAGCAGGCGAAGTTGATTTTTCTGCAGAAGCACTAATACATACCGGTTATGCCAATTCTTATCAGGAACTCAAGTTGGCCTGGTTTGACAAATTTCTAAAAGGCAAGGATGTTCTCCCAGAAGATGGGAAAAAAGTAAAGATTTTTATTATGGGAGGTGGTTCAGGCAAAAAGAATGACAACGGCACAATTAGCCATGGAGGACATTGGTTTTCTGCCGACAGCTGGCCCTTGCCAAATACTATCTTTGTTCCGTACTATTTCCATGCAAATGGATCTTTGTCGGATAAAAAGAGCACTCTTTCTGAATCATTTATTGAATATATTTTTGATCCCAGAAATCCGGTACCGTCTGTTGGAGGGACTATTACTTCTGGTGAGCCTATCATGCGCGGTGGCGCCTATGACCAAAAGGAAGGTGATCGTTTTTTTGGTTCTAAAAAACCCTATTTACCGCTTGAGGCTAGGGATGACATCGTGGTATTTCAAACATCGATTCTTGATGAGGATAAAGTTATCGCAGGACCAATCAAGGCAAGGTTATGGATTTCGTCGGACTGTAAGGATACCGATTTCACTATTAAACTCATAGATGTCTATCCCATAAGTGAAAGCTATCCGCAAGGATTTGCCATGAATATCACCGACGGTATCATGAGAGTGCGATATCGGAATTCTTTTGAGAACCCCGAACTTATGGTTCCTGGAGAAATTTATGAGGTTTTCGTAGAAGCTTTTTCGACCGCAAATCTGTTTAAAAAAGGACATCGGATTCGAATTGATGTATCAAGTAGTAATTATCCTCATTTTGATGTGAATCATAATACTGGAGATCCCGAAGGAAAAGGGCAGGTTATGTTAAAAGCTAAGAATAGGCTTTATCTTGATAAAGAGCATGCTTCCTATGTAGATTTGCCAATTGTGAACAGTTTATAA
- a CDS encoding ABC transporter ATP-binding protein, with amino-acid sequence MNDTILELKDISKFFAIKGGLFKCSSEYLKAVNRVNLSIRRGESLGLVGESGCGKTTLAKIILNLYKPTSGKIFYDGEDITDLSKKEQMHLRTKIQIVFQDPFSSLNPRMNIGDIIGEPLLIHSHMDRKERMCAVHEVMDRVGLNTKHCKRYPHEFSGGQRQRIMIAKALILKPEILVCDEAVSALDVSIQSQILNLLIDLKKELNLTLVFISHNLTVVDYICDRIVVMYLGKIVEIAIRDELYANPMHPYVTALLSAIPIADPTHTSKRIILQGEVPSPVNPPRGCAFRNRCWNGDESCLEMPELIEVRPDHFVACRKIR; translated from the coding sequence ATGAATGATACCATTTTGGAACTTAAGGACATTTCCAAATTTTTTGCCATAAAAGGAGGACTTTTCAAATGTTCGTCCGAATACCTCAAGGCTGTTAATAGAGTGAATTTAAGCATTCGACGCGGTGAATCCCTTGGTCTTGTGGGAGAATCTGGTTGTGGAAAGACTACTTTAGCAAAAATTATTCTGAATCTCTATAAGCCTACATCAGGAAAAATCTTTTATGACGGAGAGGATATCACAGATCTTTCCAAGAAAGAGCAGATGCACCTTAGAACTAAGATCCAAATAGTTTTTCAGGACCCGTTCTCTTCTCTCAATCCAAGAATGAATATCGGGGATATCATAGGAGAACCCCTGCTTATTCATTCCCACATGGATAGAAAAGAACGGATGTGTGCAGTTCATGAAGTAATGGACAGAGTCGGACTGAATACGAAACACTGCAAGCGATATCCTCATGAGTTTTCAGGAGGACAACGACAGCGCATAATGATTGCTAAGGCTTTGATTTTGAAACCAGAAATTCTGGTCTGTGATGAAGCCGTTTCCGCTTTAGATGTTTCGATTCAATCACAAATTCTTAATTTGCTTATAGATCTAAAAAAGGAATTAAATTTAACACTGGTGTTCATTTCTCATAATCTGACGGTTGTCGATTATATTTGTGATCGAATAGTTGTCATGTATCTGGGGAAAATTGTCGAGATAGCCATACGTGATGAATTGTATGCCAATCCGATGCATCCTTATGTGACAGCTTTGCTTTCTGCTATTCCCATTGCAGACCCTACACATACAAGTAAGCGAATTATTCTTCAGGGAGAAGTGCCTAGTCCTGTAAATCCTCCTCGTGGTTGTGCCTTCAGAAATCGTTGCTGGAATGGAGATGAATCATGTCTGGAAATGCCTGAATTAATTGAAGTGAGACCAGACCATTTTGTTGCATGCAGAAAAATTAGGTAG
- a CDS encoding ABC transporter ATP-binding protein, with translation MDKVLEIQDLQVDFVSETRRLHALRGITFHIEKGETLGLVGESGCGKSLTALSVMQLIPTPPGEICGGSIMFRGRNLLEFSEKEMRAVRGNKISMIFQEPMTSLNPVFTVGNQLIEVIHLHMNKTRSEAEELAADMLATVGMSDVRKRLKEYPHELSGGLRQRVMIAMALLCQPEILIADEPTTALDVTIQAQIIDLMENLKMQFGTSVLMITHDLGVIAESCSRVAVMYAGVIIEMANVNELFKNPLHPYTRGLLSSIPSLGKRARLTTIKGMVPDLSDMPKGCAFFPRCEYGCDKCLEERPYLKKSNNHYVACWRPMDE, from the coding sequence ATGGATAAGGTTCTAGAAATACAAGACTTGCAAGTTGATTTTGTTTCCGAAACCCGACGTCTTCATGCCTTGCGGGGGATAACTTTTCATATTGAGAAAGGAGAAACGCTTGGGCTAGTAGGGGAGTCTGGTTGTGGAAAAAGTCTTACGGCTCTCAGTGTTATGCAGCTCATTCCAACGCCACCGGGAGAAATTTGTGGCGGTAGTATTATGTTTCGAGGTAGAAATTTACTGGAATTTTCGGAAAAAGAAATGCGTGCTGTCCGAGGCAATAAAATCTCAATGATTTTCCAGGAACCCATGACCAGTTTGAATCCCGTATTTACCGTCGGGAACCAGTTGATTGAAGTAATACATCTTCATATGAACAAAACACGATCGGAAGCTGAAGAGCTTGCTGCCGACATGCTTGCTACAGTCGGTATGTCCGATGTACGGAAGCGCTTGAAAGAATATCCACATGAACTTTCTGGGGGATTGAGACAACGAGTTATGATAGCCATGGCCCTTTTATGTCAGCCAGAAATCCTTATTGCTGATGAACCTACAACGGCTCTTGATGTCACTATACAGGCCCAGATCATAGACCTTATGGAAAATCTCAAAATGCAGTTTGGTACTTCCGTCTTAATGATTACTCACGATCTTGGTGTCATTGCGGAAAGTTGCTCACGAGTAGCCGTTATGTATGCCGGAGTTATTATCGAGATGGCCAATGTAAATGAGTTATTTAAAAATCCGTTGCATCCCTACACAAGGGGACTCTTAAGCTCCATCCCTTCACTAGGAAAGAGAGCCAGACTTACTACCATCAAAGGGATGGTTCCTGATTTATCGGATATGCCTAAGGGGTGTGCTTTTTTCCCTCGATGTGAATACGGATGTGATAAATGTCTTGAGGAAAGACCCTATTTGAAGAAATCAAACAATCACTATGTAGCCTGTTGGAGGCCTATGGATGAATGA
- a CDS encoding ABC transporter permease — protein sequence MRKIKKRYYQIIIGSVISALILVIAVFGPVFVKTDPLKMDVMNRLAKPCAIHWFGTDSFGRDLFSRIVFGARISLEIGITTMGVSCLLGVGLGLLAGYYKRLDSILMRIMDATLAFPSILLAMVLVATLGSGIPNIIAALAITNIPKVARMTRGVTLSVKEMDHVEAAYAIGVGDLRIMVRHILPLCLSSIIVVLTSILASTVLAEASLTFLGVGLQPDIPSWGNIINEGRMFLSQAPWLTIIPGLCIMITVLSFNMVGDALRDLLDPRLREN from the coding sequence ATGAGAAAAATCAAAAAGCGATATTATCAGATAATCATAGGCAGTGTAATATCTGCGCTTATTTTAGTGATAGCTGTTTTCGGTCCCGTTTTTGTCAAAACTGACCCCTTGAAAATGGATGTGATGAATAGGTTGGCCAAGCCCTGTGCGATCCATTGGTTTGGTACCGACTCTTTCGGAAGAGATTTATTTTCCAGGATAGTTTTTGGTGCAAGAATCTCCTTGGAAATAGGAATAACGACCATGGGTGTCAGTTGTCTTCTTGGAGTTGGTCTTGGTCTACTGGCCGGATACTATAAACGGTTGGATTCGATTCTAATGAGAATCATGGATGCTACGCTAGCTTTCCCTTCAATTCTTCTTGCAATGGTCCTAGTTGCAACATTGGGTTCTGGCATCCCCAATATTATTGCCGCATTGGCAATTACAAATATTCCGAAGGTGGCACGAATGACTCGTGGTGTTACGTTAAGTGTGAAAGAGATGGATCACGTTGAGGCAGCCTATGCGATTGGGGTCGGTGATTTACGAATCATGGTTCGACACATTTTACCATTGTGTCTTTCCTCAATTATTGTTGTATTGACTTCGATTTTAGCTAGTACGGTTCTTGCAGAAGCTAGCTTAACCTTCCTTGGTGTCGGTTTGCAGCCAGATATTCCCAGCTGGGGGAATATTATTAATGAAGGTCGAATGTTTCTTTCACAGGCTCCTTGGCTAACCATAATTCCCGGCTTATGTATCATGATTACGGTCTTGTCATTCAATATGGTGGGCGATGCGCTCAGGGATTTGCTTGATCCTCGATTAAGAGAAAATTAA
- a CDS encoding ABC transporter permease yields MRRIIGLLMVLLIVGALVFTIVRLIPGDPASVMLGPEATPESIDELRTTMGLDKPFLMQMLNWFAKAIHGDFGNSYFYDMSVTKLIISRMEPTLLLMSMGLLVSILLGIPMGILSAINHNTFLDRLFILLAMVGISVPNFWLGLMLILVFAQNLHIFPVLGYKLISESGFWTSIYYLILPAFALGLQLASETARLTRSSMLEVLRSDYIRTAKSKGVSKFLLVMKHAFKNAMIPTVTGIGLNVARLAGGAVVTEAVFNIPGAGNLIVTAISRRDYSLIQGHIMYVALMFVLVNLIIDILYKLLDPRVTYS; encoded by the coding sequence ATGAGAAGAATAATAGGTCTTCTCATGGTGCTACTAATCGTAGGGGCACTTGTATTTACAATTGTCAGATTGATTCCCGGGGACCCTGCAAGTGTTATGCTGGGACCTGAAGCCACTCCTGAAAGCATAGATGAATTGCGAACAACAATGGGGTTGGATAAACCATTTCTAATGCAGATGCTCAATTGGTTCGCAAAGGCTATACATGGAGATTTTGGCAATTCCTATTTCTATGATATGTCGGTGACCAAGCTTATCATCAGCAGAATGGAGCCGACTTTATTACTAATGTCCATGGGGTTGCTTGTTTCCATTCTTTTGGGAATCCCAATGGGAATACTCTCAGCTATCAATCACAATACTTTTTTAGATAGACTTTTTATTTTATTGGCAATGGTCGGTATTTCTGTCCCAAATTTTTGGTTAGGCCTGATGCTTATTTTGGTTTTTGCACAGAACCTACATATTTTCCCAGTGTTAGGTTATAAGCTGATTAGCGAATCCGGGTTCTGGACCTCTATATATTATTTGATACTTCCGGCTTTTGCACTTGGATTGCAATTAGCTTCCGAAACCGCAAGATTGACAAGATCAAGCATGCTGGAGGTCCTGAGATCTGACTATATCAGGACAGCCAAGTCCAAGGGTGTTAGCAAGTTTTTGTTGGTTATGAAGCATGCCTTCAAGAATGCCATGATTCCAACAGTGACAGGTATAGGTCTGAATGTAGCGAGGCTGGCAGGCGGTGCGGTCGTTACCGAGGCTGTTTTTAACATTCCAGGAGCTGGGAATCTTATTGTCACAGCCATCTCCCGAAGGGATTACAGTCTAATACAAGGCCATATCATGTATGTAGCATTAATGTTCGTTCTTGTGAATTTGATCATAGATATTCTATATAAATTGTTGGATCCACGAGTTACTTATTCTTAA
- a CDS encoding ABC transporter substrate-binding protein translates to MKKALLVLLMVIGIFGVSISSLFANGQNESPSADNDVTVETSVPMAGGSLRLVWQPMNTLDVHWTGSDPVWQLGYHIFETVLALDEKSQPIPNLCSWEYQDGQTTLILHVRQGVLFQDGTEMKAEDVNASLKRWLSKSSFAKLAFQNLKGLEVVDEYTIKMTLSQPSPTALTALAFQDQGPYVMPKYILDEAGNSSVKKYIGTGPYKLAEWSPDRYIKLERFEDYCGLDGEPKGYGGAKKQYLDSMYWVVVKDAMTQIQALTSGDCEVGVYSATQLDQFKGYDNLVIEPTGERASMSITFNLKQGIMANINMRRAVLSALDMNQVMYAACGGKEEFYDCNPGWGPEGTIWENNIGSDVYNKQDLQKVEQYLNAAGYKGEPIVFYGNNSTDSDKNAAMVVAEQLKHAGMNIDLRIVDWATLTQVRTDPTAYNMWCNGYTIKPDPALIAFVGNSWPGWWNTDTKNSLLKNLMTEANQEKRVEAWHAFCNLIWEELPVVKIGDFNTAIVYDKHVKGIPVSAPWRRFYWNAWLTK, encoded by the coding sequence ATGAAGAAAGCTCTTTTAGTTTTGCTCATGGTAATTGGCATATTTGGGGTAAGTATCAGTTCTTTATTTGCAAATGGACAAAATGAAAGTCCCTCTGCCGACAATGATGTCACTGTTGAAACTTCTGTGCCGATGGCAGGAGGAAGTCTAAGGCTCGTATGGCAGCCGATGAATACTCTTGATGTGCATTGGACTGGCTCAGATCCTGTCTGGCAGCTTGGTTATCATATTTTTGAGACCGTTCTTGCTTTAGACGAAAAAAGCCAACCAATTCCGAACCTCTGCTCCTGGGAATACCAGGATGGACAGACGACTTTGATTCTCCACGTACGCCAAGGTGTCCTTTTCCAGGACGGCACGGAGATGAAAGCTGAAGATGTGAATGCATCCTTAAAACGTTGGTTAAGTAAATCGTCGTTTGCAAAGCTGGCTTTCCAAAATTTGAAAGGTCTTGAGGTGGTAGACGAATATACTATCAAAATGACCTTATCTCAGCCCTCTCCTACGGCCCTGACTGCATTGGCTTTTCAAGATCAAGGACCGTATGTGATGCCGAAGTATATTTTGGACGAAGCGGGTAATTCCTCGGTCAAGAAATATATTGGGACAGGTCCTTATAAGCTGGCAGAATGGAGTCCGGATAGGTATATCAAACTTGAAAGATTCGAAGATTACTGTGGTCTTGATGGAGAGCCGAAAGGCTATGGCGGTGCCAAGAAACAGTATCTTGATTCCATGTACTGGGTAGTCGTAAAGGATGCGATGACCCAGATCCAGGCATTAACTAGTGGCGATTGTGAAGTCGGCGTCTACAGTGCTACACAGTTGGATCAGTTCAAGGGATACGATAATCTCGTAATTGAGCCTACTGGCGAGAGGGCCAGTATGTCTATTACATTTAACCTCAAGCAGGGAATCATGGCCAACATCAATATGAGAAGGGCTGTGTTATCGGCTTTAGACATGAATCAGGTCATGTATGCCGCTTGCGGTGGCAAGGAAGAATTTTATGATTGTAATCCTGGTTGGGGTCCTGAGGGCACCATATGGGAAAACAATATAGGATCCGATGTGTACAATAAGCAGGATTTGCAGAAGGTTGAGCAATATCTTAATGCGGCAGGATATAAAGGCGAACCAATCGTATTCTATGGAAATAATTCTACCGATTCCGACAAGAATGCAGCAATGGTTGTCGCCGAACAGCTGAAGCATGCCGGTATGAATATTGATCTTAGAATTGTCGACTGGGCGACCTTGACACAAGTTAGAACGGACCCTACCGCATACAACATGTGGTGCAACGGCTATACAATAAAGCCCGATCCTGCCCTTATAGCATTTGTAGGAAATAGCTGGCCAGGTTGGTGGAATACCGATACCAAGAATTCCCTACTAAAAAATCTGATGACAGAGGCAAATCAGGAGAAAAGGGTCGAGGCATGGCATGCATTCTGTAACCTTATTTGGGAGGAACTTCCAGTTGTAAAAATTGGTGATTTCAATACTGCCATTGTTTACGACAAGCATGTTAAGGGAATTCCTGTTTCTGCTCCATGGAGACGATTTTACTGGAATGCGTGGTTGACTAAATAA